CGACAGACACCAGCACCGCCACTGCGCAGTAATACCACTATGTCGCCCGAACTCGAGTACTTAATTGACTGCCTGGCCGCCCTATGGGGCGAAACGCCGGAGGAGCAGCAGTCATATCGCGAGTTCGGGCTGACACTCGTAAGGAGAGCACTAGAATGCGAGTATGTCTCGACCCCGGCCATGGCCATAAGCCAACAGGCGCAACCGGCGCTCACGGCAACGGAATAACCGAAGACAACTGGGCGCTGAACTTTGCTCTGCGCCTTGGGCATTATTTACGCGCTATGGGAGCAAGGACCGTATTCACCCGTGAGGGCGATTCGTTTGTATCGCTGCAGAGTCGAGCAGCCATAGCATGCAAAAACGGCTGCGATTTGTTCCTCTCGATCCATCTCAACGCCGGACCATCATCTGCACGTGGAGCCGAAGCATTTATAGCCGCGCCGGACAAGCAGAGTGGCGCGGCTGCAAAGAAAATCCTGCACGTTATAGGTGGGCAAGGAATGAAGTTGCGCGGAGTAAAGCTGGATAACCAGAGTCAGCACAGCAGCTTGTATGTCTTGAGAAATACTTACAGACATATGCGGGCAGTCCTGGTAGAGGTAGGTTTTCTTACCAACAGCGCAGATGTTCGGATGCTGACCGATAAATACTGGATCGAGCAGGCTGCGCAGGCTATAGCCGCAGCGATTCTGGCCTGATTTGCCAATCACAAATGAAGTGGGCAGGGAAAATTGTCTCTGCCCCTCTCTTTTTTTACATTATTATACGAACATATGTTCTAGTTTTGGAGGTATTATGTCCACACAACTTCATTCCCCGATTCAATGGTTTGGCGGTAAACAACTGCTCGCCAAAAAGCTCCTGGCACTCATTCCCGAGCATCATACCTATGTAGAGCCGTTCGGAGGTGGAGGCTCACTGCTACTAACCAAGGACCCAAGTCCGGTCGAGGTATACAACGACCTTGACGGCGACCTGGTCAACTTCTTTCGAGTCCTCCGCGATCCTGCTCAATTTGCGGACTTCTATCAGCGCGCCTGGCTGAGTCCCTATAGTCGGGAAGAATACAGCTTCTGTAAAGACCATCTCAATGACAATCCCGATCCAATAGAGCGAGCACGCAGATTCTTTGTGCTGGCCAGGTTCAGCTTTAGCGGTGTTCTCGGTAATGCATTTGGCCTGGGTGTCACGTCGTCATCGCGTGGAATGGCCGAAAAAGCGTCGGCATATAAAAACGTGCTCTGTATGCTTCCGCTTATTTCAGAGAGGCTCTCCAGAGTGGAGATTGAGTGCTACGACTTCCGCAGGATTCTCAAGATATACGACACGCCGGAAACGTTCTTCTACCTCGATCCGCCTTACGTGCCGAGCACACGAAAGGGCGGCAGTTATCGATGCGAAATGACGGAAGAGGACCACCGTGACCTGGTGGAGCTGCTCCGGCACGTCACGGGCAAGGTGATGCTCTCCGGCTATCCTAATGAGCTATACGACACCCTCGGCTGGGATAAACAGGAATGGGAGGTCAACTGTAAAGCTGCCGGCCGCACGCGGGCAAGCGGGCTGCAGGGGGAAGGGCATGTGTCTGAAAGGCAAAAGAGGGTTGAGTGCGTGTGGAGGAATTATTGAGGCAAGACATCGCCTTGGCCATAAAAAGCCGGGGGGAGCTAATTTATCGGGCAGATGTAAGCCTGCTTCAGTTCTCCGGTATGCTATAATAGCGCTTGCAATCGTTGTGTATGATTCATGGCTATAGTTCCCCTCAGTTCTCCGGTATGCTATAATCCTGAGTGTTGCCTCGCGCTCAATCATCATGCTATAGTTCCCCTCAGTTCTCCGGTATGCTATAATTAATGGCGATCCCTTATATGGCGAGGATGGGCTATAGTTCCCCTCAGTTCTCCGGTATGCTATAATACAGCCTTTCATCTCTGCACCTCCGGCATCGCTATAGTTCCCCTCAGTTCTCCGGTATGCTATAATCATGCGCAGAACACATATATTTGAGCTTGAGCTATAGTTCCCCTCAGTTCTCCGGTATGCTATAATGAGTTTGCTGAGCGCCTGGGACACCATCTAGCTATAGTTCCCCTCAGTTCTCCGGTATGCTATAATATCAGCCAGTACCCTGTAGTCCTCGCAAAAGCTATAGTTCCCCTCAGTTCTCCGGTATGCTATAATTTTGGCTCATCAACATAATTTATCGTCATAGCTATAGTTCCCCTCAGTTCTCCGGTATGCTATAATGAGTTTGCTGAACGCCTGGGACACCAACTAGCTATAGTTCCCCTCAGTTCTCCGGTATGCTATAATGAATACGACGCGGCGAAGCCGCCTGGCCGGCTATAGTTCCCCTCAGTTCTCCGGTATGCTATAATTCTGGCTTCTCCGGCTCCCTCCTCCCCCGGGCTATAGTTCCCCTCAGTTCTCCGGTATGCTATAATGCATAAAGCTGAAAGCCTCGATATTGAGCTTAATATCGAGGCCATTTACACAATTTCGAATCAAAAAAACGTCAGCTGGTTTGCGTATTTTTGATTTTCTTTCTTCTTTTTTTCTCCGACCAATACTAGAATATCCGCGAACTGTTTCTCAGTAACCTGCATACATCGTACACAACCATCATTTGGCAAATTTGCCTTTAGTCGGGCTACATGCTTGTTTATTGCATCTTGTCCATTGCAGATTCTTGCGTATACAGAATACTGCACCATATCATAGCCGTCACGCAGTAGGAACTTATGAAACCTGACATAGGCTTTTTTGTGCACTCTACTCACAACCGGAAGATCGTATAATACAACCAGTCTCATAAATCTACTCATACTCGTGCATCTTTAGCGGCAGTAGTTGCGGCAGCTTAAGCAACCTTGCATCTTTTTCTCTACAGGCAGCAAGAAAGGATGCTGCCATAAGTTCTGCTGCATAATGGACGGCATGGCATTTGCCGTCTACCAAAACATCAGCATGGAGTAAAGCCACCAGCTTTTCACGGTTCGATTTTGTCAACTCGCCACCCAAGCTCATATTAGCTGCGCATAGATCAACTACCGGACGGAGCGGCTCGATAAAGTCATCGGCAAGGTTGAACTGATTGAGTTCGCTGCGATGGTGAATGCCAAGAGATGTAATAAACCCATGACCGGTAAGTCCTCTGGCCACAGCGCCACGCATAATGGCATAACCATAGTTGAGGGCGTGATTGAGAGTGTCTTCTTCACTGCGATTGAATGCTAGTCCAAATGCAGCTTGAAAGTAGACTCTGGCAGCGGTAGACTCTGCATTGCCTGAATCTCCGCTCAATACATGAGAGACAAGAGTGCCGACACGTTTTGATGTGGTGTTTCCAAGAAGCTCAAGGCAGCGAGCCTGATTTGCTATCTTGCGCTTGATGATCGTTTGCCAGCAGCGCTTTTGGAAAGGTATACTTGCATCCAACTGCATTCGCTGGATGCCTGCAAGTCTGCTGTGCGATGCAAAAGGTGTGGCGATCAGGCTAGGTAAGTGACGTCTGTCACAGGCGAACAATGTGACACCATGTTGCGCAAGCCTGTCAAGAAGTGCCGATGAGAGAGTCACTTCAGGCGACTCCAGCACCAGGACACTGATGTCTTCCACAGGAAGATTCACAGCAGTCTGTTGCTGGATTACCAATTGATCATTTTGAACTCGTAGTTTTGCAGGATTTGATACTACTACCGTTCTCCAAGCCAACTCTTGCCTCTTTCCGGACCGGATAGTAGTCACCCAATATACCAACTGCGAACTTTTTCATGGTTGTTGCGGTCTTTGTGCTGGCACGCTGCTTTTCTGTTGTTTTATTAGGCAGAGAAAGCTGAATGCGAGCATTAGACCGATCAACTGTGTGATAATATCCTACAATATCGTCGACCTGAACCAGATCAAAAGGCCGTAGAGAAAACAAGAATTCGTAGGTATCATTAATCACCGGCCATTCATCATACGACTTATTTGCTGCAATTGCTTTATTGGGTAATTTCCTGAAGAGTCTGTCTGAAACATATACAGGAACCAAATAATACTCATACTTCCCTTTGCCATTAGGTTTCCTGAACACATCGGTCCTTATCATGTCTCCATTATCGGCAATTCCACCTTGGACATGAATGCCACTATTCTGGGTCTGACAGACTTTCACGCTTTTTACTATATGGCCTTGAGAGCCGTCATTTGTTGGCTTGTAAAGCGGTTCGGCAAATGCCTTTTTAGCATCATTATCAAATTGAACCATCCTCTCACGTATTGCTGAGTATAGCTTCTCATTCGTTTCTGGAGCATATAGATTATTTAGATCATCGGCCTTGAGTCCATTAAGCGGTTTGCGGATTGAACTCTTTCCATCAAGATGTGTTGTTCTTGATGATCGTATGGTATCTTCGTGAATTGCACCGCTTGCACTATGTTGCGGCATGCGCGACACCATTACATCCTGGACTTTTGATAATACCTCATCACGGAAGCCATTCCAAGGCTGCGGAAGCCTGGGCCGCTTGTTCTCGACCCACTCGATTACTTCGCCGGTCGTATCATCTTTATAAGATATTCGAGTTTCTCCCACTTTAGCATGTTCCGTTATCATTTTAACTTGATATTGTAGAAGAGATGCGATAACCGCTGCATCTACTGCATGATGCAGATCATCTTCTTCCCGGTCCTTTTTGATGCCCCACATTCCTCTTGCCTTGCTGACAATATGACCATTTACACAAATAACAGGATTTCTTTCTCCGGCATCTGCAAACAACAGGTTGTCTTGCACATGATTCATAAACGCTCGACAAATCCAACGAGTGTCATTAAGGTTCCGATCTCTCCACTCTTTTTCCAGTTTATCGTCGAAACTGGTGCGCAGCAGGTTATCTCTTTTTTTTCTGTCATGGTATATTGCTCTGACCCATCCATCGAATGCAGCCCACATTCTGGCATCATGTCCGAATGCCTCAAATGGTATTTTGTTGCCTTTCTTTTGATTCTCCGACCAAAGCACAAGCACTTTGTTAGATCGACTGTCATCAAAGCTCCTGCTGTAAGGGACAACATGATCTATCTCGACATAATGAGGTTCCCATAGGCGATTGATATCTATGCTTTGTTGGGAATAGGCGCATTTGCCCTGTTGCTCATTGTATAATCTGAGCTTAATCAGATCTGTTCCGTTTGGTTCACGCCCATTAAACAGATCGCGGAATCGCTGTCTTTCACGCTCGGCTTCCGCTTCATTCTCCTTTTGGTGTCTAGTAATTTCATCGCGATCCTTGCGGGATTTGCCCATGTCTCTGGCAAGTTCGATATGTATTCTATATGGAGACCCATAACGATCAATCACAGCATTTACGACTTTTCTCGCTTGTGTCAAACCGCGCAGAACCACTGGATTACGTATCGTGTCAGGATCGATCGAAGGTAGCTTTTTAAACTTAATCCCAGGATTCAGACTTGAGTGGTTGTACCCAGCCTTGGCACATGCATCACTATAGAAACAACCTTCCTCAAGATGTGGAAGTATCTTCCTAAGGGCAATAGTGCTCAGCTTTGCTGTTTTCGCTAGCCCCTGGCAAGTTAGTACGATTCTAGCAATCTCGTCATCGACACTGTTTTTAGAAAGATACTCTTGAATATCGTTGTCTGTCTTGAAAAACGTCAGTGCATATGTGAGTTGATCCATTAGGTCAGGATTTGACTCAATGCTTTTCCATAAACCATTCTTTCCGAATGCTTTGCGTAGAGTATGGAAGCCTTTCAATTCAACACAAGAGGACTTCTCGCATTCCTCTACACATTCTACAAGGGGTTCTCCTTTTGTTTTACGACGCATATAGGTAAGACCAGTGAATCTTGCGTCAGCAGGTAAATTAATAACTTTACGTAAATCAGCATAGGTGACCTTTACTTTAGAGTATGCAAGATTAACTACTTTGTCGCGTTGGTCGCGCTCAAGATAGCATTTGTTGCCATTGCAGAAGTAGTTCAGGCTATTTACTTTTCCTAGCAACATTGCCCTCTCGGCATAATATGAGTGCTGAGGTGCTCTTGGCTGATCCTTTTCCAGAGAGCAATATCCGATCTTCTTTAACAGATCGTCACCTTTGGCGAAGGGCATCTGCCAGAGAAAGACATCCGTAATTCTGGACTCAAAAGTTGCATCGCCAAATTTACTGCCAAATCCTCTTTGTGCATTGAAAAGCAGTTTTATCTCAGATTCTAGTGTAGGTCGATCTACCGCGTTCTC
The DNA window shown above is from bacterium and carries:
- a CDS encoding N-acetylmuramoyl-L-alanine amidase, with product MRVCLDPGHGHKPTGATGAHGNGITEDNWALNFALRLGHYLRAMGARTVFTREGDSFVSLQSRAAIACKNGCDLFLSIHLNAGPSSARGAEAFIAAPDKQSGAAAKKILHVIGGQGMKLRGVKLDNQSQHSSLYVLRNTYRHMRAVLVEVGFLTNSADVRMLTDKYWIEQAAQAIAAAILA
- a CDS encoding DNA adenine methylase — translated: MSTQLHSPIQWFGGKQLLAKKLLALIPEHHTYVEPFGGGGSLLLTKDPSPVEVYNDLDGDLVNFFRVLRDPAQFADFYQRAWLSPYSREEYSFCKDHLNDNPDPIERARRFFVLARFSFSGVLGNAFGLGVTSSSRGMAEKASAYKNVLCMLPLISERLSRVEIECYDFRRILKIYDTPETFFYLDPPYVPSTRKGGSYRCEMTEEDHRDLVELLRHVTGKVMLSGYPNELYDTLGWDKQEWEVNCKAAGRTRASGLQGEGHVSERQKRVECVWRNY
- the cas2 gene encoding CRISPR-associated endonuclease Cas2; this translates as MRLVVLYDLPVVSRVHKKAYVRFHKFLLRDGYDMVQYSVYARICNGQDAINKHVARLKANLPNDGCVRCMQVTEKQFADILVLVGEKKKKENQKYANQLTFF
- the cas1 gene encoding type II CRISPR-associated endonuclease Cas1 codes for the protein MAWRTVVVSNPAKLRVQNDQLVIQQQTAVNLPVEDISVLVLESPEVTLSSALLDRLAQHGVTLFACDRRHLPSLIATPFASHSRLAGIQRMQLDASIPFQKRCWQTIIKRKIANQARCLELLGNTTSKRVGTLVSHVLSGDSGNAESTAARVYFQAAFGLAFNRSEEDTLNHALNYGYAIMRGAVARGLTGHGFITSLGIHHRSELNQFNLADDFIEPLRPVVDLCAANMSLGGELTKSNREKLVALLHADVLVDGKCHAVHYAAELMAASFLAACREKDARLLKLPQLLPLKMHEYE
- the cas9 gene encoding type II CRISPR RNA-guided endonuclease Cas9 (Cas9, originally named Csn1, is the large, multifunctional signature protein of type II CRISPR/Cas systems. It is well known even to general audiences because its RNA-guided endonuclease activity has made it a popular tool for custom editing of eukaryotic genomes.) translates to MRYVLGLDIGIASVGWAILNLDDKRVERLGVRAFNKAENPKNGAPLAEPRRLARSVRRRLRRRSERLHRAKDLFVEYGLIAERERDTAFITTDARPDPWCIRAEGLDRLLTGEEFARALFHIIKRRGFKSNRKSEAAEETDGRMKASISANLQYMNEHGYRTAGEMFYLDERFKGQKRNSRDFYENAVDRPTLESEIKLLFNAQRGFGSKFGDATFESRITDVFLWQMPFAKGDDLLKKIGYCSLEKDQPRAPQHSYYAERAMLLGKVNSLNYFCNGNKCYLERDQRDKVVNLAYSKVKVTYADLRKVINLPADARFTGLTYMRRKTKGEPLVECVEECEKSSCVELKGFHTLRKAFGKNGLWKSIESNPDLMDQLTYALTFFKTDNDIQEYLSKNSVDDEIARIVLTCQGLAKTAKLSTIALRKILPHLEEGCFYSDACAKAGYNHSSLNPGIKFKKLPSIDPDTIRNPVVLRGLTQARKVVNAVIDRYGSPYRIHIELARDMGKSRKDRDEITRHQKENEAEAERERQRFRDLFNGREPNGTDLIKLRLYNEQQGKCAYSQQSIDINRLWEPHYVEIDHVVPYSRSFDDSRSNKVLVLWSENQKKGNKIPFEAFGHDARMWAAFDGWVRAIYHDRKKRDNLLRTSFDDKLEKEWRDRNLNDTRWICRAFMNHVQDNLLFADAGERNPVICVNGHIVSKARGMWGIKKDREEDDLHHAVDAAVIASLLQYQVKMITEHAKVGETRISYKDDTTGEVIEWVENKRPRLPQPWNGFRDEVLSKVQDVMVSRMPQHSASGAIHEDTIRSSRTTHLDGKSSIRKPLNGLKADDLNNLYAPETNEKLYSAIRERMVQFDNDAKKAFAEPLYKPTNDGSQGHIVKSVKVCQTQNSGIHVQGGIADNGDMIRTDVFRKPNGKGKYEYYLVPVYVSDRLFRKLPNKAIAANKSYDEWPVINDTYEFLFSLRPFDLVQVDDIVGYYHTVDRSNARIQLSLPNKTTEKQRASTKTATTMKKFAVGILGDYYPVRKEARVGLENGSSIKSCKTTSSK